The following proteins are encoded in a genomic region of Spirochaetota bacterium:
- a CDS encoding N-acetyltransferase produces MSPEHKGILKDETEIIIRNALKKDMLAINDIYNYYVQNSTCTYQTKLELIENRYIWFDEHNDYYPIIVAEINNDVIGWASISKFKNREAYKPTVENSIYIRHDKLFNGLGAILLDELIKLSKSNSYHSIIAGISGDQEASIKLHEKFGFTKAAHLKEVGYKFDKWLDVVYYQLLL; encoded by the coding sequence ATGTCACCAGAACATAAAGGAATTCTAAAAGATGAAACTGAAATTATAATCAGAAATGCCTTGAAAAAAGACATGCTTGCAATAAACGATATTTACAACTATTATGTTCAAAATTCTACATGCACTTACCAGACAAAACTTGAATTAATAGAAAATCGCTATATCTGGTTTGATGAACATAATGATTATTATCCAATTATTGTGGCGGAAATCAATAATGATGTTATCGGTTGGGCTTCGATTTCAAAATTTAAAAATAGAGAAGCTTATAAACCTACTGTTGAAAATTCTATATATATAAGACATGATAAATTATTTAATGGTTTAGGTGCCATATTATTGGATGAACTTATTAAATTATCGAAATCAAATAGTTATCATAGTATTATTGCTGGTATTTCAGGCGACCAAGAAGCAAGTATAAAATTACATGAAAAATTTGGTTTTACCAAGGCTGCTCATCTAAAGGAAGTCGGCTATAAATTTGATAAATGGCTTGATGTTGTTTATTATCAATTGCTATTATAG